ctttttaaaatcaaacttaaaattaaaacctataatcaaaaaatgacctaaatcaaaattttttaaactcataaaccctaaaaatagaaCACGGTAACAACAGTGAAACCAAGAACACAAtaacacaaaaaattaaaattttataaaacttataaaatgtaCCTTCAAATTCACCCAATTGTAAAGATGAATGTGATGATTCCTTTTGTGAATCTTCCATTGTTAGCACTGTAGAAtaattacaattgagaaaacAGTAACTTAGCATATTCATAGTATCTTTTATTAAGAGCATAGTAACTTTTATAAGATTAAACTTCAATAATTTCTAAGAAGATAGTAATCTTGCATAAAGAATACAGTAACAACAATGAACCCCTGAACATAGTAACACAAAAAATCACATTGAACACAAAAGTACACAATTGAACAAAACACAAACACACGGTAATAGAAGaattcatacattttaaaatcaaacttaaaattaaaaaatataaacaaaacatGACCTAAATCAAAACTTTTTCACAGAAGAATGGGACAAAGACCGTTTTTTcgcaaagaaaacaaaaacaattgaaaatttttcaCAGAAGaatcgaaaaataaaaaggaacatGTAAATCTCTAATTAGCATACCTTAAttcaaatgaagaagaagatttcAATTAAAATCTGAGTTTTTTGAAGCTTTTCAACCGTTTTTGAAAGTTTTTTGAAGAGGAAGAAAGTGCACAATTCAGggctttttaaggtttttcgaAGAGGAAGAGAAATCAAGTGAAGAGGACAGGTTCATTAAAACCGATTTCAATTAAAACAGATTTCATTTTCTTGCCCTAATTTTTCCTGTTCATTATCCTGGCCATTAGATCTTTCAGAAATCAATAGCTCAGAATCTTTCtccatccttttcattttcataccccttctcattgcatccctcccctatatacatacaaaaaaggatactatgttataaattaaaaacattttaaaaattatttcatagttactaTTCTATGTAACacagttacttttacaattatgtgtttttggctcaattgtgaccatagatttttttattttagtgaaatcaaggatgTAGAGTCTTTCTTACctttgtcattttcaaatttttctcaTTGGATCCTGTGAAAACcttttcttttgaaaaaaattaaaactaattacatattaaacttaatgaaattatataaacaacaatgaacaaaacaatgtttgataatgtaaactaagcaaaagagacacaaagatttaaggaggttcactcaatgatggctacgtcctccgaggtgtgtagtttctgtttatattatatcaaaagagtataaacaacacttacaaatgaagtattacaattgtgtaagagataaaaacaaaaggctatgtgtttggcttaggggttgtgtttgatgtatgTTTGAGTgcgtatgagagctctatatatagtactaggtacatgaatatcaatagctcacttgaatacagagttaatatagagtaatgaataatatgaaataactccaagaacttgaaaggtcgacaAACAGCATTTCATGCACATCAGAGAAACCGCTCGACTGGAATAGAGAGCTCGCTCAgtcgagcggctcggtcgagcgagcagcaAATACCTTCTGGATgtattctgtctgaccgctcgacccaccaataagactcgctcggtcgagcgggtaggtcgagcgaccattcTGTTTCCTCTgccagaattctgatcgagcaaTCATAAACCAAGtcctttctacttcttcattaaCCTTCATTATTAACACTAATAATTCTCATGAATACTCTcccacataattacacccttttggattccacaactcaagagtcacacacatgaatacatacttcaattgtgcactcaagtcacacatgataccattcataacacttTAGATTAAACAAGTAAAGATTTGATGGCTGCTAACGATCCATACTCCAATGGGCTTTGACGTTTCTATCCTATGTTTCATTTATGTATCtacttttcaattttcaacatCTCTTCTTTTCAACCTTCATTCTCTCTCTAAATTCTCTCTAATTTACTATctctaatttaattatttcaaagcGAAAAGCTATATCTATACATAGTCGGctaatttacataaaattttacATACATTTAGAATTAAgcaaaaaaacataatatatatggaaCCCgaaactaattttaatttctgaaaataacCTAATAAAACTACGCAAAATAGGGTTCTACCATTTTTGATTAAGTCGTGCATGACCACAGTTTTGAGATGCCAAATATACGATCTTCAATAGACAGGTAAATGTTGATAATGAAGCACAATTCACAGtataaagaatgaaaatgtTTCCAAAATTTTAAGTAACAATGTAATCCTTGTTAGTTTTTTGCATACACATTACATTGTATATGATAGTATTAAGTATACAATATACATATTTGTATAGGAGTAATGGGCGGGCCTGGGATTAATTTGAGAAAGGAACAACTGCATACTGGCAAACCTGAAAGAAAGCAGTAAGAATGATGTGATGGTGAGCTGGAGAATTTAGACTTAGAAAGCAATGAAGAAGTTGAACAAGTTGTTCAGTACATAAGATTTCATTCTCTACAATCATTTCCATCATTGAATCTTGGAAATCCTTATATGGATTCATCGACACCATCTCTACGGCTGTACCAATATTTTGTGTTGTTGAGGCTGGGGCCAAGACTAAAGCTGAAGCTGTGACCGACTTTTTGCCTAATGAAGAGATAGTTGAAGGAGATATGCAGGTGCAAGTGCAGGTATCCGTGTTAAACATGGATGATCCAACCTTGGGTTTGGGCTCGTAAACATCCGCAATGTTGGATTTGGACTGACAGCCAGAGCCACATCCGCAGGTTAAGCCAAGATGGGTAGCCAAGTTTTTGAAGATTTTGGTCTTCCCCATAGTTGAGGAGATCATGTATTACAGATGAGTTGTTGGGATCAAGGACAGATAGGAGTGAAGAGGAAGGCATATATACTCATTAGCTAGAGTTAACTTCTTGATAACTTTATATCTAAGTCACTTTAGACCACTACTTGCTATTTGTTGaagtaaatataataacaataaacaaaaaacGCAGTATTCAAAATTATATTACTTAATCTAATTAATATCTTTCATGTGAACTTCAGTTTGATTAATAGCTCTTAAAACGACATAAACCTATCATActttatacttttatttataatctATTAGAAAGTAATTTATGTAGTATTATCAAATTATGTTGTAGGAAATTTaacttttcttattttataaacatttttagttgaattaacTTGCAACCAGCCACGATATAACACCCGTCTTTAGTATCACTCATAAAGTTAGGTGCTACAAtcttgaaaattatattttaatcgtTGCCTACCAAGATTTAGTTCATTGATACCTTCCCCATCAATGACAACCATATCAAGCTTTTGTATGAAATTGGCAGTAGTGGGGTGTGTGACTTTTTTTAGTCAAAGAATAAAAGACAAATGAATCTTTTtaatacaaaatacaaaatacatgaatctttctaaaGATGGCTCGTCTTTTTTAAAAACGGCTCTCAAGAGCCCAACtcatttttgcttttttagaaaatattttaattaaaagaaaaaaactactgtttttttaaaaaaaactatagaAAACTGCTTTTTTTTGGAAGATTAAAAGTTTTCTGATTAACTGTCTATTCccaagcaaaataaaacatcatttagtaataaatcagaatttttcattttttttaaaattaaggttCATCAATAGTAGAGAATGATGATGTTAAAGATGACAATTATGGCTAATTTTTATGATATggggttaaaataatatatttggggttataatataatatatttgcggttacaacaaaatttatttatggttacaacataatatatttggggttataactcaatatatttggaattaaaacttaatatatttgagatttataacataatatatttggttgtattattataatatcaattttgtaatattatattataaatatatactgTTATCAACCCAAATCTATTATGTTATAACtgcaattatatattttgttgtaacccaaaatatattatggttataacccaaaatatattatgttataattacaaatatattatgttataacttccaatatattatgttataaccacaattgcttttattaatttctacCAAACAGTagacattgttgtcttcttcaacatcactatttAAACCATTGAtgaagtataaatatataattttgatgGTTTTGCAAATATTGAAGAAGATAAATAGAGAATAAACAACAATAGAGTTTGAGAGAGGAAGATGGAGATTGAAAACTACAAATCGAGTTTGAGAGAGGAAGATCGATAGTTTTGTCGGGAAAGATTAAAAGGAAActgaaaatacaaattaaaaagtattGTTTGAAagtttagttaatttttttttaatttaaaaattgatcTGGCCCAAACTTGAGACGTTTTTTGCAAAAACAGtttcaagtaagaatttgtgtataaaaaaagtttaatgTCATAGAATTCTTGCTTTTCTATGACTTGCCCACTATCATTACTGTAATGGAGAAACAAAGttgaattaaatttgaattcacACTTTTTCCCAACTCCGATAAAAAAAACTCTTTGAACTTtccaaattaaatttgattCCTTTTTTTTCCTTACATTTGACATAAATTCACTCTTTGAAATATTCATCTTCTCAAAATTTCATTTCccctaatttattttcttttttggaaaattttacctaaaataattcaaccttttattgattttcctacaataatcccaatttttaaTTAACCCTGAATAATCCGAACTTTAGGGTCACTTACCCAAGAACATTGTTATCCAAATGGTGATCAATTTTTGTAGGTTAATTgtcaaacaaaaatatataaataaataatcaaaaatattaaaaattaaaagttaatataaaaaaataaatttactttaattcctctttctaatttttttaatttttttataatttattttgtatttatttttatatttttttaagcaaAATGACTTGTTATATAGGTAAAAGTTACCTTGGTGCATTTTTAACAAACACCCCTTATAGTtgaattatttatggttaattaaaagttgagattattgtacgaaaattagtaaaaataaacatcgtattattcaaggtaattttttttgtactaTTTAGAAGAACTCAAGAAATATATATCCATTAAATGTGATCTAGTGAAGGTATTGTTCATCTCTTCTGTATGACTCtatcttactttttttttctggtTTGTAAAATTTCTTAACTTTGAAATGGGAATTTGATGGGGAAATTATTTCAGGCAAAATTCTTACTAAAATTTCACGCaaaattatttctaaaatttCAGCGTAAATTTAGAAAGTATAGGGGAAATTTTCTGAAACTTTAGGCGAAATTGTAGGTAATTCGTGTAAGAATGTGTCCGATTGCATTCTCATTAGGAATAAtgttaatatatacaagattacaaattatattttaggaaactaaatattttcctaatattctacacaatcataaagattttacaaaatgTGTAAGtaatcaaaagatattattctaGTATATTCTAAGACACCCCGCAGTCGAATCGGGAGGTTTATAGACGCTGAGATTGGaacgaaaatcatcaaataatacttgAGGAAGTCCTTTGGTGAAAATGTCAGCAATCTGATAACGAGTGGGAACATGAAGCACCCGAACATCACCACGCTTTACTttttcacgaacaaagtgaatgtcgatctcaatatgcttagtgcgCTGATGATGGACGGGATTACCAGCTAAATAAACGGCACTAACATTGTCACAATAGACAAGAGTAGCTGTAGAAATAGGGCAGTGTAGCTCAACAAGTAAATTGCGAATCCAACAAGTTTCAAAAACAGCATTAGCAACACCAtgatattcagcttcagcactaGATTTGGAAACAGTAGGTTGTCGTTTAGCGGACCATGAAATTAAATTAACACCCAGAAAAACACAATAACCAGAAGTGGAGCGGCGAGTGTCAGGACaaccaccccaatcagcatcggtATAGGACAAAAGAGTCGAAAAATTGGAACGATATAACTGCAGACCATAGTGAATAGTGCCTTTGACATAGCGAAGAATGCGGTGAATAGAAGCCATATGTTCAATTCTAGGATCATGCATATAAAGACAAACCTGCTGAACAACATATGAAATATCTGGGCAGGTGAATGTACGATACTGCTAAGCACCAGCTAGACTACGATACAAGGTAGGATCATCACACGGAGAACCAGCAGTAGCAGAAAGTTTGCCAGAGGTAGCAACAGGAGTAGCAACTGGGTTACATTGAGACATGCCAGCCTTTTCAAGAATTTCAGAAGCATACCTttgttgagagagaaagaggccCGAAGATGTACACTTAACAGCAATTCCCGAGAAATAATTAATAGGGCCCAAATCCTTCATGGCAAACTTAGAGCTAAGTTTGGACATAAGAGACTCGCGGAATAAATCAAAAGAAGCCGTAAGAATAATATCGTCCACATATAATAGCAGATAAGTAATATCAGaaccatgacaataaacaaaaaGGGAATTATCAGAAATACTGTTAGAAAATTCAATAGTAGTCGCAAAGGTGGTAAATCGGTGGTACCAAGCACGAGGAACCtgtttgagaccataaagagacttacgaagaagacaaacatgatcaggaCGAGTAGGATCATGAAACCCCAGAGGCTAATGCATGTAAACAGTCTCAGTTTAGTGACCATGTAGACTAGCATTCTTAACATCTAGttgatgaatagaccaagacctggaaagagcaatacttaaaacaatgcgaatagaagcaggtttcacaaccagactaaaagtctcatcacaatcaatgccttccctttgagatttaccatcaccaacaagacgcgctttatagcgctcaaaagaaccatcGGACCTGGTCTTGACACGAAACACCCACAAGGACCGAATGATATTAGCATTAGGAGGACGAGGTACTAGATCCCAAGTGTGATTCTCGATTACGGCATGAATTTCCTCTTGCATGGCTAATTTCCAGTTCGGGTCACGAAGGGCATGAAGGGGAGATTTGGGTAAGGGAGAAAATGAAACGGATAGGGCATGGGAATAGTATTTGGGATTAGGTTTGAAAATACCATGTTGACTACACGTAACCATACCGGGTGGTAAGGGTAAAGATGTAGTAGGGGAAAGAGTGGAAAAATTGGGTTGGCAAGGTgctgggctgcgtgaggcaggcccagtagAGGTAAAAGGGGAGGTCGGGAGTGCAGCTGGGCCGGAGGGAAAATCAGGCCCAGAAGGGAATGGAAAGCATTGCGAGGATGCGGATGGGTTGGAGGAAGGTGTGGATGGGCTGGGAGCAGGCCTAGTAGATTTCTGGTGCTGGGAGAAGAGGGGGAGAGATTAGGAGTCTGGTTGGTGACTGGGCCGAAAACAGAGAGGGGCCCAGTAGAGGGAGAAGGCGGGCAGTGGGAAGTAGGGGCTGGGCTTAACGTAGGCCTAGTTGACAGAAGAGGTTGAGGAGGGGAGGCATTTGAGCTGGACTGTTGGAGCTGGGTAGGGGTGAAGGGAGTTGTTGGGCTAAGGGTAGGATCAGGCCCAATAGAAAGGGGGTTAGTATGGGCTGTTGTGAGCAAATGAAGGGGGATATTATCATCTAAGAATTGGTAGTTTTGAGGAGACGGGGAAGGAGATTGAGAAAAAGGAAATGTGGCCTCATCAAAAAGAACATGTCGAGATATGATGATTTTACGGGATGTgagatcatagcacttgtaagCCCTATGAGAAGAGGGATATCCTAAAAAGACACATGGAGCGGAGCGTGGATGGAGTTTGTGGATAGTAGTAGAGGGCAaaagaggaaaacataaacaccaAAAAACCCGTATGAGTATATGTAGGAGACTTACGATATAGAAAATGAGTGGGAGTGAGATTACCAAGAAGTTTAGAAGGAAGAATATTGAGAAGATAAGTGGCCGTgtttaaggcgtgaggccaaaaatACGGAGGAAGGGAAGCATGACACAAAAgagtacgaataatgttattgatggatcgaattttgcgttcggatttgccattttgagaggatgtgtaaggacaagaaaaacgaagGGAAATGCCCCGATTAGTACAAAATTGATGaaacatattattgtcaaattcacccccgttatcacattggaaagattttatattaagctcaaattgggtgttaacaaaaatattgaaattcaCAAGCacatcataaacttgagatttgcgatacaaaggaaaagtccacaaaaaattagtataattatcaagtaaaagaacataatatttatatgccgatggactagaaataggagatgtccacaaatcactatgaataatatcaaaaggtttAGAACTCATAGTCatagaattaacaaaaggtaattGAATGTGTTTCCCTAAAGGACAAGAATGGCAAATAAAATGAGGATCTTTATTACATTTAATTAAACGAGAAGAATACAAGGAATTCTAAACCGCATTGCTCGGATGTCCTAAACAGGAATGCCAAACACTAgaagaaaaaatggaaaaagCCGATGATGTGGAAGATGAAGGAGTATCTCCATGTGCGGATGGAAAGGGATAAATATCACccgtgctattagatctcagAACGATGCTTCCCGTGGCCAAATTCTTCACGGAAAagccaaaaggatcaaattcaacgGAAACCATATTATCATGAGTGAATTTACGAACGTAAATAAGGTTTTTTATATGTTTAGgtgcatgtaaaacatttttgaGGGTAAGGGATTTTttggaagaaggaaaagaaatatgCCCATGACCAAGAACTGAAATTAAATTACCATTACCGACAACAATAGCATTATTGGATTGAtgctttaaagaaaaataaggaAGAAGAGTACCTTGAGAACGAGTCATGTGGGATGTGGTACCGGTATCTATATAAAATTGCTCATCCGGAGTAGACAAAGAGAGAGTGTTCATGGCATGATCGATGTCCGTAGGAATACAATTCAAAGAAGCATTAGTCCCGGTGTGATAACTTTGTGCCGGACGTGGACCAAGAATACCATCAGAATATCCATTGTTTGAAGAGGGAGGAGCCAAGATGTAGTGGGAAAGGGGGCAGCAGGCTAGGCCCAAGTATGTCCAGCCCAAGAAGGCCACCtagaataataagaagaaggagaaggaactGGGCCAAAAAGGTTGCTGTTGGGCCGAGAGTGAGTGAAAGCAGTAGGCCTTGGATGGTGCTGCTGCCAGCGGCCATATCCACTAGTGGAGCCATGGTGGCTGCCACGGTGGGTCCGGCCACCACGACGAGAATGGCGGTGGCTCCCACGGTGGTGAGAAGGGTCGCGTTCATTAAAAGTAGCGGAATTTGTAGAAAAAGTACCTTTGCTTGTGGTAATACGAGTCGAATCTTGAGCGGTATGATTTTTGGTGGGAGATGCCATGGAGGAGAAAGAATAAAGAAAGGAAGAAATAAGAAAAGTAGCGGCAGCTTGGGAGGAGAAGCTGGCTGGCTGCAAGGGGAAAGAAAGGGAGGTTCGGGATCAAAAACctaagcttctgataccatgtaagaatGTGTCCGGTTGCCTTCTCATTAGGAATAAtgttaatatatacaagattacaaactatactttaggaaactaaatattttcctaatattctacacaatcataaagattttacaaaatgtgcaagtaatcaaaagatattattctaGTATATTCTAAGAATTCGGGGCATAACGAATGAAGGAAATTTTTGGGATTTCAAACGCAATTTCAGTAATAAAGGGGTAGGAATTTTAGGCAAAATTTTCTGGTGATTAGGGCTGAGAATTTTTGATTGTtagtttcaatttaatttttataattttatcattgtaaaaacaatattaaggctattattatatgatattattgatAACTTGTACAGTTTTAATTGCAGGAGGAAGATTAAATTGTAAATTGTCCAAATTTTTGGGAATTTTGTTCAAAATTAGGTTGTATTGttcttcttttgattttttattgaaaatctaTTGTTCTGGGTGATTAATTTAGATTATGTTTCCTATAAGAAAACATTAATCTAgatgttaaatattaaaaagaaaaggagaatTGATAAATTAGTTTAATCTCAAAGAGTAGCACTtgataacttttttaaaaaagaagtgcagaatgattaaaaaaaaaaaaaggaaaatgtcaACGATACTTTTGTTGATGATTCcattgataatgataataatattaatcataatGTGCATATGAATGAGAATTTCAATGTCCCTAATAATGATGTTGAGCATGTTTTTAGCGCTaatgttgttgatgatgatgatgatttgaccCGAGAAAATGGGATGGTTTAGATGTCAAATTGACTGACATTTTTAGTTATAAATGATCCAAAAAGAAACTTATCTATTCTAAAAGGAGTAAAAGATAATATTGGTATGGTTTAGATTCTGAAATgaatgatatttatttatgttttcgTAAATTTAGTAATaaacaacaatttaatttattcatttctATAACGGCGCACTTTGTATTTAGAGGgcccttattttatttttcacccAAACCCTCTAAATTATCCCCATAGCTGTACATTTTAGATCTGATGAACAATTCAACTTTCTCTAACTGTGCTTCTTTCACATATGGCTGCCCAAAAGCCTCCATCCTTCATGCATAAAGTGGCCACTCCTTTGCTTTCAATCTAT
The sequence above is drawn from the Amaranthus tricolor cultivar Red isolate AtriRed21 chromosome 5, ASM2621246v1, whole genome shotgun sequence genome and encodes:
- the LOC130813373 gene encoding transcription repressor OFP6-like; this encodes MGKTKIFKNLATHLGLTCGCGSGCQSKSNIADVYEPKPKVGSSMFNTDTCTCTCISPSTISSLGKKSVTASALVLAPASTTQNIGTAVEMVSMNPYKDFQDSMMEMIVENEILCTEQLVQLLHCFLSLNSPAHHHIILTAFFQVCQYAVVPFSN